Below is a genomic region from candidate division KSB1 bacterium.
CGAAGAGGCACCTATCCAATCTATGACTTAACCATCTCTCCATTAACGGCCGGACCGGTTATTTGGGACAAACCTGATGCAAATTATCTTCGCATCCCCGAGACCTTGGTAGTTGAACGAAATTTTGCATTGCTGGAATTTTCCGGAAAACGTACAGATCGCCAGATGAAAATCACAGATTATAATGTTGATGGCAAAGAATTGTGGAATTATACCATTAAAGCGAGGGATTTGAGGTAGAAATATTCTTATAGCAATTAATGAATTCGGTAGGAGTGAAGTCTTATAGGCAATAATTGTCAGAAATTTTGAAAATCTTTATCATTTGTAAAAATTGAAAAGTCAAATCGATTAGAAATTGCACATATTAAATAATCCGAATTTGATCCTTGAATACCCTCACTTTTTCAAATATTAAAATATTCTGCTGCCTTTTTCATAATCATTACTAGTACCTGGACTATTCATAAACCTATCACTGGTTTATAAAACTGTCATTCCCGTCCCGCCTGGCGGGATTATCGGGAATCTTGTTACACAGGCCAATAGACCCCGATAAACTTATGCCCGTATGTTTTTAACGGGGGTAAGCACTTCGGGGTGACATTTTTGGGGTTCTCGGACAGCTTGAAAACATTAGAGGATGACATTTCGGGGTAGTACCCGGACACTCTGAAAGCATTCGGGAACGACACTCTGCAGCATCCTGCACGACGGGACGACATTGGATGTATTAAGTTTCCTTATGTCATTCAGGACGAATCTATTTCCATAAAAAGAATAGTAAAATTGTAAGTATATAGCTCTCGAACATTTGGATTCTGTAAATCATTTTTTCTCCGAAATGCTAAAGACCATATACTTGTTTCGACTATTATTTTCATCGTTTAACCCGTTGCTTCTTATAATCATAATCAGGTTCATAATCAATTGAACCAAACAGATCAATAATTTTGAGTTGCTTACGTCTTTGAATATACTCTAGTAATGCCTCTATAACAGCAGCTTTCTTCGTGCGATGATTCCAATTTGGGCTTCTTCAATCAGTTTATCATCAATTGCTACATTTGTTGGCATTTTAATTTCCATCAAATAAATTTAGAAGATTATAATAAATAATGAATTAGATTATACATTTCATGGTGTAATATCAAATGACTTCTGGAATGATCAAACATGCAATTGGTCAAGGATATTATTCAGATTTTTGTAAAAATGTGATTTTATCATGATTCTTTCCCCCTACATACACTGGAGTGTTGACCCCGAAATTTTCCGATTCGGTGCATTTACCATTCGCTGGTATGGATTGCTGTTTGCCACATCATTTTTCCTGGGTTATCGAATTATACAATGGATTTTCCAAAAGGAAAAATTACCCAAGACTGATGTTGACATACTGTTGTTTTATGTTTTGTTTGGTGTTGTTATAGGTGCACGGCTGGGACATTGTCTTTTCTATGAACCCGGTTACTATTTAAGCAATCCGATTGAAATCATCAAATTCTGGCGGGGTGGATTGGCGAGTCATGGCGCGGCTATTGGAATTTTGACTGCTATTTATTTATATTCGAAGAAAAAACCTAAGCAGACTTACTTTTGGGTTGTGGACCGTGTTGTGATTGTTGTGGCTTTATCCGGATTTTTTATACGGGTGGGTAATTTGTTTAATTCTGAGATCCTGGGAAAAGCTACCGATGTGCCATGGGCATTTATTTTTACTCGTGTTGATATGATCCCCAGGCACCCGACCCAAATTTACGAAGCTTTAGCATACTTAAGTATTTTTTTATTATTGATTACTGTCTATCGTAAGTTTCATCCAGTTTTTCCAGGTATGCTATTTGGAATTTTCCTTACTTGTATTTTTGGCTTCCGTATTTTTGTTGAATTTTTCAAAGAAACCCAATCTACTTTCGAAGCGGGAATGACGTTGAATATGGGGCAACTATTGAGTATCCCTTTTTTGCTGATTGGGCTTTTCTTAATTTTTAGATCTAGATTCCGGAAAGCAAAAACCACGTAACAACAGATTTAATCCAATACTAAAATAATTTTATTAGCCTGGCTGAAATGATGATTCAGTTGATTCGCTCAATTTCAGATTCGCAACTTTATAGCATTGGTTGATTTTATTTCAATCTGTTATGTGACTCTCAGCACCTTAGCTCCGCGAATCTTTCTTTCCTTTAATTCCATCAATGCAATATTGGCATCTTCCAAATCGTATTCCTGGTATTCGGGTTTGATGGGAATTTCTGCCGCGATCTGAAGGAATTCACTCACATCGCTGCGAGTAACATTGGCCACGCTTTTAATTTCTTTTTCCATCCACAGGTGTTTGGGATAATCCAGGCCCAACAAATACTTTTTATCAACTTCTTCTTTTCGTATGGCATTGATGACCAATCGTCCTCCGGCTTTTAAATTATTAAGAGCTTCAACAACAGGTTTCCAAACCGGTGTCGTATCGATGATGCAATGCAATTTTTCGGGAGATTCATCCTCAGTATTGCCCGCCCAGACGGCTCCAAGCTCCCGGGCAAATTGTCTTTCTTTATCACTCCGGGCAAATACGTAAACCTTTGTAGCCGGATATTTATAGCGTATCATTTTTAATACTAGATGCCCGGACGCGCCAAACCCGGTAAGCCCCAAACGTTGACCATTTTTAAGATTACATAATTTCAGGGAACGGTAGCCAATTGCGCCGGCGCATAAAAGTGGTGCAGCCTCCGAATCTGAGAATAAAGCTGGTATACTATGGGCGAACTTTTCGGGTACAGTTATATACTCAGCATAACCGCCATTCACATCTCTACCAGTCGCTTTAAAATCATCGCATAGATTTTCGTTGCCATTAAGACAATACTGGCAATTTCCGCAAGCCGAAAAAATCCATGCGATCCCAACCCTGTCGCCGAGTTCAAACAACCCGGCATTTCCCCCCTTTTTTTCTACAGTTCCTACTACTTGATGGCCCAAAACCACCGGTAAATGTGGTGGAGCCGTTCGTCCTTCAATTTCATCCAATTCAGTATGGCAAACTCCACAAGTAGATATTTTTACTAAAATTTCATTTTCAGACGGTTCCGGAACGGGAATATTCCTTAATTCCAGGGGAGTGTTATTTCGGTTGAGAGAACAGATTTTGTTTAAAACCATTGCTTTCATGGGAAATGAATCTTGTTTAATGATTTTTGCTCAAAACTACTAATTGAATCATCTTCTATGATTTAGTCTGTGTAGATCAGTAACTCGTTTTTGTCTGTACAAGTCAGTGGCTTGTTTTTGTCTGTGCAAGTCAGCGGCTTGTTTTGTCAGTGTGAGTCTGTGGCATGTTTTTGTCTGTGCAGGTCTGTGGTAAAACTAATTCGTAGCGATCTTTTTTTCTTTTCCCGTTTCACGTCCTAAATCCTCGCCTGGTATGTATATAGCCGGAAATAACGCCCTTCTTTTTTGATAAGCTCATCATGGGTGCCGCGTTCGACGATCTGGCCGTCTTCGATTACCAGGATCTGGTCGGCTTGCCGGATCGTGCTTAAACGGTGGGCAATGACAAGAGTAGTCCGGCCTTTCAATAACCTGGCAAGACTTTCCTGGATGTAGATTTCGCTTTCGGTATCCAGGCTGGATGTGGCTTCATCCAGGATAAGCACTTTGGGATTTGCCAACAAAGCGCGGGCGATGGTTACGCGCTGGCGCTGGCCGCCGGAGAGCTTCACGCCGCGTTCGCCGATCACCGTATCCAGTCCATCATCGAAACGATCGGTAAACTCCTTTACATGAGCAGCCTTGACTGCTTCTAGCAACTCATCTTCGCCTGCACCTGGCCTGGCGAACAAGATATTTTCCCGAATGGTTCCCTCATACAAAAAATCATCTTGAAAAACAACTCCAAGCTGACTGCGATAACTGTTTAGTTTTACATTTGAAAGATTGTGTCCATCGATAAATACAGTGCCCTGGTTGGGTTTCAGGAAGGATGCAGCCAATCCTGCAATGGTGGTTTTTCCTGAGCCGGAACTGCCAACAAGAGCGGTAACCGTACCGGCAGGCGCTTCAAAGCTAATATCTTTTAAGACTTCCTTGCCTTTCTCATAGGCAAAGGAAACCTTCTCAAAGGTGATAGCGCCGTCAAAACCATCTAAATTTTGTGTTCGGGATGCTTCTTCCCCTTCTTTTTGTGTATTGAGGATTTCTTTCATGCGATCAAGACCAGCAAACCCTTCAGTGATTTGGCTGCCGATGTTACTCATCTGTACGATTGGCGCGATCAGGAAGCCCAGGTAAAGAGTAAATGCGAAAAATTCCCCGATAGTTAAGTTGCCCTTCAGGATCATAGAACCGCCCAACCCCATAATCCCAACACTTGCCAGCCCAAGAAGCAAAGTAGCCGAACTGGTAAGCAAGCTCGTGGCTGTAAGGGATTTTTTTATATTCTGGAAAATGCTGTCAACGCCTTTCTCAAAGACACTTATTTCCTGTTTTTCCGCATTAAAACCCTTAATCACCCGGATGCCACCGAGAGACTCGGTGAGACGGCCGGTAACTTCGGCGCTAATCTCCCACCGTTTTCGGAAAATGGGGCGAATAACAGAAAACGCTTTTAATGAGATTAAACCGAACAGAATCAGCGGCGCCAATACATACAAAGTCATGGCTGCGTTGATATTCAGGAGCAGAAAAAAGGCAACCACCGAAGTGAGCGCCCCGCCGAACAATTGCAACAGGCCGGTGCCTACCAGGTTGCGCACACCTTCCACGTCATTCATGATGCGGGACACCAATGAACCTGATTTGGTATTATCAAAATAAGAGATTGGCAGATAAATGATGTGTCTCTGTACTTTAGAACGCAGCAATGAAATCAGGTGTTGAGCTTCGACACTCAAAAGCCGGGTTAAAAAAAACGAAGTGAACGCTTGAACGGTAATGGCGCCACCAGCGACAAACAAGATTGTTTTTAACAACTCGGTATTCCCCTCAGTAATCACATTATCAATGAGGTACTTACTTGAGCCCGGTAATACCAAACCGCTTAAACTTTTGATTATGATTAAAACCAATCCAAGCGATAATAATTTCCTTCTCGGCCAAATGATGGTTTTAAACACATATTTGACGGTAGATAATGATGGTTTTTTGGATTTTTTCTTTTCTTCTGGATGGTTCATTATTGTTTAAATCCTTAAAATTGTAAAAACTGTGAAGAGGCATTTTAATTGATGAGTTTAAAATGATATGTAGAGGGCAGGTTTAATGCAAGGGGAATTGGGGAAAATCGAAGCTTTATTGTAAGAGCTTCTTTACGGAACAAAGAAATAGTTATGATTTAGATTCAAAAAAGGTCAAAGTACAAAACAGCAACCCCCCAAACATCATTTTAGTTGCCAAATAGTCTTGTGATTAGTTATTGGACCGAATCGAGGCGCTGGAGACTGGTATCAACCTTATAGACTTCCTTAAGTCTATCTGTTGCATCATTGAAAACTTTTTTCGCCAGACTGTCGGTCGTCAAAATATGCCGCATATTCCAAAGCGTTTTTAAAGAAAGGAACTGGTCATCTTGATCCAGCACATCAAGCGCATAATGCCATTGCTGATTAAAGGCCATCTGGTCGACTGTTTCATCATCGGTTAAATCAAATATTTGTTGCAGAACGTCCCGAAGCGTCGGGATGGAAACCAGTTCTTTGGTAGGCCGGCCCATTTTTTTGTTAAAATATTTGGCGATCTGGGTAATTGGCATCCTCGGAAGAATGTGCTGTTTGAAAATCTCTGCCCAGGACTTTTTAAGTCGTGCGAGTTTTTTAGCGCTCAGAGAATTTTCCCATGGGTCCATGCCTTTGAGATACAAATTGTTGCGATTTTTGACCTTTATCACTTTTTTGCCTTATGTTATTTAATATCAATGAGATAAGGTAAGTATTTTGTCGCTTAAATGTAAGAACTAAATGCTCTTAACTAACTATTTATCAATACGTTAAAACAAAGGCGGCAACATTTTTGTGAACACAATATAATGTGGTTAAGCCATGGGTGAAATGTCAATATATTGTATGTCCTTTTAATCTTTCGACTTTTTACGAGATCGTCATGATATCTATACTTCATTTTTTAAATTCGATAAAGGACCACCCACAACTTCCGTCGAGTTGAACGGTTGGGGCGACGATCTGGTGCATGATTATTTAAAAGCTATCGAAATAAATGGACGTATCGGTGTACTTTATAGCAATAAAGATTATGGTTGCGAATGGGATTATGATTTCCGCAATAAGCGTTGGCTGGTTGAAGACAATACGAAGTTTGGTGTGAATATTGTCATCTATGCAATGACAGCTTAAACCAATGAAAAATGAACAATGAATAATGAACAAAATACAAATAACAAATAACCAAATTTCAAATCTGAAAATGTAACAATGATTTCAAAAATATTAATTTCGTTGTCATTTCGAGGAGTTTACGACGAGAAATCTTTTGATTCCTTTAAAAAACTTGTCAAACAAGATTTCTCCTCGCGGAGTTTATCCTGAGAGCAGCTGAAGGCTACGTCGAAATGACATTTTGTTAATTCTTCAGAAGTTTATAGACAAAAGAGACAAATCAATGAAAATAGCAGAAACCCCAAAGTTCAACGAAGACGATATACAGAAACTTTTACAAAAACTGAATCTTCTTCGCGCTGAAATTCAAAAGGTGATAATCGGTCAGGAAGATACCATCGAACAGCTTTTAACCGCGTTTCTATCCGGAGGTCATTGTTTGCTGGAAGGAGTGCCGGGACTAGCAAAAACCTTGATGATCCGCACCTTAGCGAATGCGGTTCACTTGTCATTTCATCGCATCCAATTTACGCCGGACTTAATGCCTTCTGATATAATCGGCACGGAAATTCTTGAAGAGGACCACGCAACAGGCAAACGCTTCTTTAAATTCAACAAAGGCCCGGTTTTCGCCAATATCGTTTTAGCAGATGAAATTAATCGAACGCCGCCAAAAACGCAATCGGCTTTACTCGAAGCCATGCAAGAATTTGAAGTCACCTACGGTGGCAAGACTTACGAATTGGAACGACCGTTTTTTGTGCTCGCAACGCAAAATCCGATAGAACAAGCCGGAACCTATCCACTTCCGGAAGCTCAATTGGATAGATTTCTGTTAAACATTGAGATTAGTTATCCTACTGAAGAAAAAGAGCTGCAGATTTTATCTACTACGACAGGAAATATTATAGTTGAAACACAACCGGTAATGTCTGCCGATGAGATTCTGAACGCCCAAAGAATTGCCAGGGAGGTAATTATTAATGAAGCATTATTGGCTTATGTGAATCGCCTGATAAGAGCGACGCGGCCAAACGGCAGTTCCATAGAAAAAGTATCGGAGTGGGTTAGATGGGGTGCCGGACCCCGCGCAGGCCAGGCAATTATTCTAACCTCTAAAGCAAAAGCCTTGTTAAACGGACGATTTTCCGTAACCTTAGATGACATAAAATCCATGGCTTTCCCGGTACTGCGTCATCGAGTGTTGGTTAATTTTAAAGCCGAGGCAGAGCGAATTACTTCAGATCACATCACCAGGGAACTTCTGGAGAAAGTGCCTGAGCCAAAGAGTCCGTTGGAATAATTTAAGGATTATAAACACGGATATGTATGGCATGCTTTTTTTCTCTGTTGACATAAAGATGTACTATTTAATTCCTCCCCTTTATAAAGGGGAAGTTAGGAGGGGTAGTAAAAGATGGTGTATTGGAAAAAATCCGAATGGTGTGCCTGAACTTAAATGAAAATATTGATGGCTAAGAGGGTTGTATTAATAACCTCCCCTAACCCCTCCTTGTAAAGGAGGGGAATTGTTAACATGATATTTGTTAATTTGATGTTAAAATCCAAGTAAAATCTGAAATGATACTTAACTGCGGAGAGCGCAAAGATCGTTGAGTTCTAAAAAACCCTGAAACTCAGCACTCTCAGCGAACTCTTCGATGAAAAGCTAAAAAAATTTATATGCCAATTTCATCTTACCGATTTATCGATCCCTTAACATTGGCTGCAATTTCAAATCTTGAATTACTGGCGAAAACAGTCGTGGATGGTTTTATGATCGGCGCTCACCAGAGTCCGGTTCCGGGAGCAGGTCTCGAGTTTAACCAGTTTCGCAGCTATCAACCGGGAGATGATGTACGCCGGGTTGATTGGAAATTATTTGCCCGGTCGGATCGATATTATATTCGTGAATCAGAGGTAGAGAACAGTATTACGGTTCGCTTTATCCTGGATGCCAGTGCATCGATGTTACACGAGGAGAGTAAAATCTCCAAGTTTAATTATGCAAGATTTCTGATCGCTTCGCTTGGCTACCTGGCGCACCTGCAGGGAGATGCCATAGGGATTTATGCGATCAATGATAAGGAAATTTCGTTGCTTACCCCAAAGGGTGACCATCAACATTTGCATCGATTTATTCATGAATTAGAAAAAATCAAAGCTGTTGGAATTTGGCCAAATTGGGATGAACTGGAAAATATCTTTCTATCGGGTCAGAAACGGGAGTTGGTCATTTTCGTAAGTGATATGTACGAGTATAGTAACGAGATCCGAGAAGT
It encodes:
- the lgt gene encoding prolipoprotein diacylglyceryl transferase, whose translation is MILSPYIHWSVDPEIFRFGAFTIRWYGLLFATSFFLGYRIIQWIFQKEKLPKTDVDILLFYVLFGVVIGARLGHCLFYEPGYYLSNPIEIIKFWRGGLASHGAAIGILTAIYLYSKKKPKQTYFWVVDRVVIVVALSGFFIRVGNLFNSEILGKATDVPWAFIFTRVDMIPRHPTQIYEALAYLSIFLLLITVYRKFHPVFPGMLFGIFLTCIFGFRIFVEFFKETQSTFEAGMTLNMGQLLSIPFLLIGLFLIFRSRFRKAKTT
- a CDS encoding zinc-dependent alcohol dehydrogenase family protein, which gives rise to MKAMVLNKICSLNRNNTPLELRNIPVPEPSENEILVKISTCGVCHTELDEIEGRTAPPHLPVVLGHQVVGTVEKKGGNAGLFELGDRVGIAWIFSACGNCQYCLNGNENLCDDFKATGRDVNGGYAEYITVPEKFAHSIPALFSDSEAAPLLCAGAIGYRSLKLCNLKNGQRLGLTGFGASGHLVLKMIRYKYPATKVYVFARSDKERQFARELGAVWAGNTEDESPEKLHCIIDTTPVWKPVVEALNNLKAGGRLVINAIRKEEVDKKYLLGLDYPKHLWMEKEIKSVANVTRSDVSEFLQIAAEIPIKPEYQEYDLEDANIALMELKERKIRGAKVLRVT
- a CDS encoding ABC transporter ATP-binding protein, which codes for MNHPEEKKKSKKPSLSTVKYVFKTIIWPRRKLLSLGLVLIIIKSLSGLVLPGSSKYLIDNVITEGNTELLKTILFVAGGAITVQAFTSFFLTRLLSVEAQHLISLLRSKVQRHIIYLPISYFDNTKSGSLVSRIMNDVEGVRNLVGTGLLQLFGGALTSVVAFFLLLNINAAMTLYVLAPLILFGLISLKAFSVIRPIFRKRWEISAEVTGRLTESLGGIRVIKGFNAEKQEISVFEKGVDSIFQNIKKSLTATSLLTSSATLLLGLASVGIMGLGGSMILKGNLTIGEFFAFTLYLGFLIAPIVQMSNIGSQITEGFAGLDRMKEILNTQKEGEEASRTQNLDGFDGAITFEKVSFAYEKGKEVLKDISFEAPAGTVTALVGSSGSGKTTIAGLAASFLKPNQGTVFIDGHNLSNVKLNSYRSQLGVVFQDDFLYEGTIRENILFARPGAGEDELLEAVKAAHVKEFTDRFDDGLDTVIGERGVKLSGGQRQRVTIARALLANPKVLILDEATSSLDTESEIYIQESLARLLKGRTTLVIAHRLSTIRQADQILVIEDGQIVERGTHDELIKKEGRYFRLYTYQARI
- a CDS encoding transposase, whose amino-acid sequence is MIKVKNRNNLYLKGMDPWENSLSAKKLARLKKSWAEIFKQHILPRMPITQIAKYFNKKMGRPTKELVSIPTLRDVLQQIFDLTDDETVDQMAFNQQWHYALDVLDQDDQFLSLKTLWNMRHILTTDSLAKKVFNDATDRLKEVYKVDTSLQRLDSVQ
- a CDS encoding MoxR family ATPase; its protein translation is MKIAETPKFNEDDIQKLLQKLNLLRAEIQKVIIGQEDTIEQLLTAFLSGGHCLLEGVPGLAKTLMIRTLANAVHLSFHRIQFTPDLMPSDIIGTEILEEDHATGKRFFKFNKGPVFANIVLADEINRTPPKTQSALLEAMQEFEVTYGGKTYELERPFFVLATQNPIEQAGTYPLPEAQLDRFLLNIEISYPTEEKELQILSTTTGNIIVETQPVMSADEILNAQRIAREVIINEALLAYVNRLIRATRPNGSSIEKVSEWVRWGAGPRAGQAIILTSKAKALLNGRFSVTLDDIKSMAFPVLRHRVLVNFKAEAERITSDHITRELLEKVPEPKSPLE
- a CDS encoding DUF58 domain-containing protein translates to MPISSYRFIDPLTLAAISNLELLAKTVVDGFMIGAHQSPVPGAGLEFNQFRSYQPGDDVRRVDWKLFARSDRYYIRESEVENSITVRFILDASASMLHEESKISKFNYARFLIASLGYLAHLQGDAIGIYAINDKEISLLTPKGDHQHLHRFIHELEKIKAVGIWPNWDELENIFLSGQKRELVIFVSDMYEYSNEIREVLRKLHALKNEVILFQLTGRKELEFTYEGALTFEDLETGKKIQ